The genomic DNA TCTTCATCTAATGTCCGAATTAATTCACCTGCTAAATTATAAATATAGACTTTTGGGTTAGAATTCAGTGGTATATTGCCAATCTTAAGCACATCACCTTCATCAGGATAGCAAGGATTAGGATAATGGATAACCTTATCAAGTGTTTCTACTTTTAGATTTATATTTACATCAAAGTTATCCACATATTCATACCCCCCATCATCACTTATTTCTATAGAAAAACTAACCTTATGAATAGGAGGACAATTTGAATTAACCATTATTTTATAAGGATTACTGGAGTTATTAGAAGTGCCTCTATAGGGTATATTACCAAAAGTGGCGGTTCCGCTAATAATAGTGATATACGGGTCAGTAGTAGATAATGTGCCTGTTACTCCTGTTATTGTTCCATCCTTTAAATTTTTGAGTGTAATTATCAAATCAACTATCTCCCCTGGTTTATCAATGACATTATCAATAGTCTGGTCAATACAAAAAATCTCTTTTACCACACCTATTTTCATAGCCGGGTCGCCTAATAAATTAAGGCAGAACATTATCCAGCGGTAAGGATTATGCTCAGCACACTGATTGATAAACTCCATTTTACTTCTACCAAAAGTCTCGCCAATACAGGAATATCCTCCATTAAAAAATTTTTTAAAAAACTCTATCTGATATTCGCCGCTATATTTTTTGACATTATATTCATCAAACCAACCATATCTTGAATTGCCAACAAATGCTACTGCACCACCATCTGGATTTAAAATCATCTCCTCACCAATACAATCACTTCCATTGGGATTTTCAAATGTTCCACTGAAATCTCCAGCAATACAGCCAATAGTGTTAAAGATAAAGGTTTTAGAGCCATTACTTAAGATTCTGACATCTATATGGCTACCAATTTCAAAAGGAGGGGCAGTATACCAGTGAGCATGATTAGCATGGACAATTAGTCCTACGCCAGAATTGATATAGGTAGTTATTCTATCGTTATCCACACCACCTTGAGTTTGATATTCTCTAAAGATAGTATATGTTCCTGGTGTCTCCTTTGCAATCTCTTCCATAATTTCCTTTGCATCACAATTATTCTCAAGTTTATAGGCGATTAAAAGCTCCTTATAGAAATAGTCGTCTGATGATTTTTCAAAAGTAATTACTTTATTAACAAAATTAATAGCTTCTGATAAATTACTTACCGGAGCCCTTCCAATGGAAACCTCTGGCATCAAATCGATATTATCTTCGTTTAATTCCCCATAAACTTTATCTCCATCTGTATCCCAGTCCCAATCCTTATCAAAGCAGGTATAGTAAAGGTCACAGGGGATCTGGCAGTCTATCACATCTCCAAAATGTGGAACGTTTGGCACTTTGGCATATACCCCGCGATATGGAATAACATCTGTATCCCCGCCCAAAAGGACATAACAGGTTCCATAATTTTCATAGTAATTTTTAATAAAAGCCTTAATCTTTTCTTGATTATCTACACCTGGATAGTTAGTGTATATCCAGGATGTAGTAACAATTTTAGTGGTCATTGGTTTTGAGTTACATAATGATTCAAAAGCAGATACTAAATTTCCATCAGTGATAATTACATACTCATAAGTAACTAATGGGATTTGTCTTTTCTCAGATGCATAAGTATTTACCAGATGAGAATTGACGACTAATTTATTTACTAACTCCCTATCTTCTCTAAATCCTCTAAAGGTAGGACTCATAGCCTTTGTTTCAGATGATGTAAGATTCAGATTGAAATTTATTTGTTTATTCCAGAATAATTGTTTAGTTTCAGGATTGTAGCTGGCGCCAAAAACAGAAAGGCAGGCAAGATTGTAACCTCGTAACTTCTGAATAGAATTAAGTTTGATGATATTTTCGGGATAAAAATCTAAAGATAGGTATTGCGGGTGCGTAGTTTTTGAGCCATTAGATATAGGAATGGGTGGGGAAACAGGACAGATGTTGTATTCACCCTTTAATTCTATCTGTACCATAGAGGTAATCGTTACATCTTTAACCACTGCCTCTGGTGGTAAAAGCACAAAAAAGCTGCGCACCGGTAATTTGGGTCTGCCAATCTCAGCAGACTCATGACATTCCCGAACCTCTACTATATCATAACCATTAATAGATTTTATTTTTAAGGGTTCAATATCAACTTTACAGGCAATAAATGAATTAAGGGCGTCAAATTTAGTTAAAACATCCTCTCCAAAAACAGGTAAGGTTATCAAATTTATTAAGACAGCCCAAAATAAAATATTTGTCTTTTTGGTTTTCATCGTTTTTCTTGTAATTCCTTTGTGAAATCAGCACTTTCAACTGAGAAGTCGATTATCCCTTTAGCTCGCTCAATAACCGTATTTATCTCTTCCTTATGTGGGATATATTTAGCGAATTTTACTAAATCACATTCCTTTAAAAAGTTGTTCACTAAATTGACATAATCCTGTCCTATCAGGTTTATTTTCATTTTCTCAATCAGTTCTTGAGTAGTCAACTCTAAGGCATTAATTTTATATCTTCTTTCGATATATTGTCTAATAACATCTGAAATTTGAATGTAATATTCCTTTACCAAACCCTGAGTTAGAAGATTAGATGTTCTAATTTTATTAAGTTGTTCATAGGCAATTTCGTGTGGCGGTCTAATAACTTCTACCTCCTGTTCCAATGGAGGTTTCTTTCTTTTATTCCAATAGATTAATCCGATAACGCTTATCAGTAAAATTAAAAATATAATGATTAATATCCATATCCATTTAGTTAAATCTGCCTTAATTTCTACGGGTGGTTTTATATCTTTAATATCTTTAGCGTT from bacterium includes the following:
- a CDS encoding C25 family cysteine peptidase; this translates as MKTKKTNILFWAVLINLITLPVFGEDVLTKFDALNSFIACKVDIEPLKIKSINGYDIVEVRECHESAEIGRPKLPVRSFFVLLPPEAVVKDVTITSMVQIELKGEYNICPVSPPIPISNGSKTTHPQYLSLDFYPENIIKLNSIQKLRGYNLACLSVFGASYNPETKQLFWNKQINFNLNLTSSETKAMSPTFRGFREDRELVNKLVVNSHLVNTYASEKRQIPLVTYEYVIITDGNLVSAFESLCNSKPMTTKIVTTSWIYTNYPGVDNQEKIKAFIKNYYENYGTCYVLLGGDTDVIPYRGVYAKVPNVPHFGDVIDCQIPCDLYYTCFDKDWDWDTDGDKVYGELNEDNIDLMPEVSIGRAPVSNLSEAINFVNKVITFEKSSDDYFYKELLIAYKLENNCDAKEIMEEIAKETPGTYTIFREYQTQGGVDNDRITTYINSGVGLIVHANHAHWYTAPPFEIGSHIDVRILSNGSKTFIFNTIGCIAGDFSGTFENPNGSDCIGEEMILNPDGGAVAFVGNSRYGWFDEYNVKKYSGEYQIEFFKKFFNGGYSCIGETFGRSKMEFINQCAEHNPYRWIMFCLNLLGDPAMKIGVVKEIFCIDQTIDNVIDKPGEIVDLIITLKNLKDGTITGVTGTLSTTDPYITIISGTATFGNIPYRGTSNNSSNPYKIMVNSNCPPIHKVSFSIEISDDGGYEYVDNFDVNINLKVETLDKVIHYPNPCYPDEGDVLKIGNIPLNSNPKVYIYNLAGELIRTLDEEGTEIQKYPGSEVVYWDAKNDSNKDVAFGVYIYILKCDAGTKKGKIAIIR
- a CDS encoding BatD family protein; translation: MKVFFAFLFISSCVFAQEPEITVKVDKPIITIGDPIKYTLVIEKDNNVQITPPEIKPGNFEILNYKELKPQKTRNKILIQYEYIITTYQTGKFKIPAVIIEYILPNKEKRKIHSQEIKIEVKSVLPQNAKDIKDIKPPVEIKADLTKWIWILIIIFLILLISVIGLIYWNKRKKPPLEQEVEVIRPPHEIAYEQLNKIRTSNLLTQGLVKEYYIQISDVIRQYIERRYKINALELTTQELIEKMKINLIGQDYVNLVNNFLKECDLVKFAKYIPHKEEINTVIERAKGIIDFSVESADFTKELQEKR